The Anastrepha ludens isolate Willacy chromosome 2, idAnaLude1.1, whole genome shotgun sequence genome contains a region encoding:
- the LOC128855351 gene encoding serine/arginine-rich splicing factor 4-like has protein sequence MKTKTNTNTKTKTKTKTKTKTKTKTKTKTKTKTKTKTKTKTKTKTKTKTKTKTKTKTKTKTKTKTKTKTKTKTKTKTKTKTKTKTKTKTKPKTKTKTKTKTKTKTKTKTKTKTKTKTKTKTKTKTKTKTKTKTTTKMKTKTKTETKTKTKTSTNTKTKTMAKAKTKTKTKTETNTKTKTKTKTKNKPMTKTETETETKTKTKTRTKTNTMAKAKTKTKAKTKTRMKTKTKTKKMIPKAY, from the coding sequence atgaagacgaagacgaatacgaatacgaagaCTAAGACTAAGACTAAGACTAAGACTAAGACTAAGACTAAGACTAAGACTAAGACTAAGACTAAGACTAAGACTAAGACTAAGACTAAGACTAAGACTAAGACTAAGACTAAGACTAAGACTAAGACTAAGACTAAGACTAAGACAAAGACTAAGACTAAGACTAAGACTAAGACTAAGACTAAGACTAAGACTAAGACTAAGACTAAGACTAAGACTAAGACTAAGACTAAGACTAAACCTAAGACTAAGACTAAGACTAAGACTAAGACTAAGACTAAGACTAAGACTAAGACTAAGACTAAGACTAAGACTAAGACTAAGACTAAGACTAAGACTAAGACTAAGACTAAGACTAAGACTAAGACTacgacgaagatgaagacgaaaacGAAGACAGAGACGAAGACAAAGACGAAGACGAGCACGAACACGAAGACGAAAACGATGGCTAAGGCTAAGACAAAGACGAAGACAAAGACGGAGACGAACACGAAGACGAAGACGAAAACGAAGACTAAGAATAAGCCTATGACGAAGACGGAGACGGAGAcggagacgaagacgaagacgAAGACGAGGACGAAGACGAATACGATGGCTAAGGCTAAGACAAAGACGAAGGCAAAGACGAAGACGAGGATGAAAACGAAGACGAAGACGAAAAAGATGATTCCAAAGGCATATTAA